A part of Pectobacterium cacticida genomic DNA contains:
- a CDS encoding GntR family transcriptional regulator, whose product MQPDSTASSRRIARQILDLISEARFDPGYHLREQHLADALGVSRTPVRAGLKELTRLGAVEARPNQGFFLLKRSDELDQLEIEQSKSNDQKLYEQLVHDRIAGVLPESFTQTEISQRYDVDRGVLTRTLVKLSEDGLIARNAGHGWRFLQTLNSDVALRNSYGFRLMIEPAALLTPNLHVDRQMLKRLRAQHLRLIAHPDITRVPAKEIFETDAAFHELLADASGNLFVLQAIQQQNRLRRLLEFGSYHNKRRVKEWCEEHVAIIDALRENKQEQAAELMRTHLQCAFNQVNVKNARR is encoded by the coding sequence ATGCAGCCTGACTCCACTGCGAGTAGTCGCCGGATCGCCCGGCAAATACTCGACCTGATATCTGAAGCAAGATTCGATCCAGGTTATCATTTACGTGAACAACATCTTGCCGATGCATTGGGTGTTTCGCGCACGCCGGTGCGGGCCGGACTAAAAGAATTGACCCGTCTGGGGGCGGTTGAAGCGCGTCCTAATCAGGGTTTTTTCTTGCTCAAACGTAGCGATGAGCTAGATCAGTTGGAAATTGAGCAATCCAAGAGCAATGACCAGAAGCTGTATGAGCAACTGGTGCATGACCGTATTGCGGGCGTGCTGCCAGAGTCGTTTACCCAGACCGAGATCAGCCAGCGCTACGATGTGGATCGCGGCGTGCTGACTCGCACGCTGGTGAAGCTATCGGAGGATGGTCTGATTGCCCGTAATGCGGGGCACGGCTGGCGCTTCCTGCAAACCCTAAACTCCGATGTGGCGCTGCGTAACAGCTACGGTTTTCGCCTGATGATTGAACCGGCGGCACTATTGACGCCCAACCTGCATGTAGACAGGCAGATGCTTAAGCGCCTGCGCGCCCAGCATCTGCGGCTCATCGCCCATCCGGACATTACGCGGGTTCCGGCAAAAGAGATTTTCGAAACCGACGCGGCCTTCCACGAGTTACTGGCAGACGCCAGCGGTAACCTGTTTGTATTGCAGGCTATTCAGCAGCAAAATCGACTGCGCCGTCTACTGGAGTTTGGTAGCTATCACAATAAGCGTCGGGTAAAAGAGTGGTGTGAAGAGCATGTCGCTATCATCGATGCCCTGCGAGAAAATAAGCAGGAACAGGCGGCGGAATTGATGAGAACACATCTGCAATGCGCGTTTAACCAGGTCAATGTTAAAAACGCCCGCCGATAG
- a CDS encoding M24 family metallopeptidase, whose amino-acid sequence MQDVNNVIQGSESAFSADEYAQRMRRTRERLSSAGVDVMIVTGPENIFWLTGQQTPGYYTFQALLLPVEGEPVFVIRQLEYFNFIANTFISDAAIYQDGDNPVDFLVGMLQQRGWLHKRIGLDKRGWFLPIAVYEALQSKLGAIADTAGVIEPLRAVKSAAEVEKIATAARYVDAGMRAGITAIRCGADENALVSAMMGAAIAAGSEYVGMEPLVSTGPRSGVPHGTWRRRVMQDNDPVFLEMSAAHDRYHAAMMRSAWLGRPPAIAIEMEKVCQEALQAALDAIRPGATCEAPHLACQKVIDRAGFTENFKKRTGYSIGVAFAPDWGEGGILSLYSGVTTELQPGMTFHIPPALRIYGQFTVGVSETVVVTETGYRQLGSLARPLTLL is encoded by the coding sequence ATGCAAGATGTTAACAATGTGATTCAGGGCAGTGAGTCCGCCTTTAGCGCCGACGAATATGCTCAACGCATGCGACGTACCCGTGAACGCTTAAGCAGCGCGGGCGTGGACGTCATGATTGTTACCGGGCCGGAAAATATCTTCTGGCTTACCGGTCAGCAAACACCGGGCTATTACACCTTTCAGGCGCTGTTACTGCCCGTAGAAGGGGAGCCGGTGTTTGTGATTCGCCAACTCGAATATTTTAACTTTATCGCCAACACCTTTATTTCTGACGCCGCCATCTACCAGGATGGCGACAACCCGGTGGATTTCCTGGTGGGCATGCTGCAACAGCGCGGCTGGCTCCACAAACGCATCGGGCTGGACAAACGCGGCTGGTTCCTGCCGATTGCCGTATATGAAGCCTTGCAGTCAAAACTCGGCGCGATTGCCGATACGGCAGGCGTCATTGAACCGCTGCGTGCGGTGAAATCGGCCGCTGAGGTGGAAAAAATCGCCACCGCCGCACGCTATGTGGATGCGGGGATGCGCGCTGGCATCACGGCGATTCGCTGCGGCGCGGACGAAAACGCGTTGGTTTCTGCGATGATGGGAGCCGCCATTGCCGCGGGTTCTGAGTATGTCGGCATGGAACCGCTGGTCTCCACCGGCCCGCGCAGCGGTGTGCCGCACGGCACCTGGCGCCGTCGAGTGATGCAGGATAACGATCCGGTATTTCTGGAGATGTCTGCCGCCCATGATCGCTACCACGCGGCCATGATGCGCTCCGCCTGGCTGGGCCGCCCGCCCGCTATCGCCATCGAAATGGAGAAAGTATGTCAGGAAGCCCTACAGGCCGCCCTCGACGCCATTCGTCCGGGCGCTACCTGCGAAGCGCCGCATCTGGCTTGCCAGAAGGTGATCGATCGCGCCGGGTTCACGGAAAATTTCAAAAAACGCACCGGCTACTCCATCGGCGTCGCCTTTGCGCCGGACTGGGGCGAAGGCGGCATTCTCAGCCTGTACAGCGGCGTCACCACCGAGCTGCAACCGGGCATGACTTTCCATATTCCCCCAGCCCTGCGCATTTACGGTCAATTCACCGTCGGCGTCAGTGAAACCGTGGTGGTGACTGAAACCGGATATCGCCAGTTAGGTTCCCTGGCTCGCCCATTAACCCTGCTGTAA
- a CDS encoding dihydrodipicolinate synthase family protein, whose protein sequence is MKDINECRERLRGIFNITVTPFNASGAIDFPALRENIERVIGLGYDGLLIGGTYGEFPVMTVEERRELFHEVMACVDDRVAVMLCSASADPRDARELTILASDLGGLPMVTAPFVSEITDEQIVSYFKEMAPLSQTGILVYNAPGIGITLSPALLERLAEIPNVVGIKQGDLNPTAIDQIANRLRGRLRLFCASDLAFLGPMMAGFDGISTTNSGALPELIINTFRAVEQGDAATARDLHQLWYDYRALARKHGQPQLVKAAMALRGFNGGTVRAPLKPIGDAALAELTRVMQALASDRRSGVTLAR, encoded by the coding sequence ATGAAAGATATCAATGAGTGCCGTGAACGCCTGCGGGGCATTTTCAATATCACCGTGACCCCATTTAACGCCAGCGGTGCGATCGACTTCCCGGCCCTGCGTGAAAACATTGAACGCGTGATTGGCTTAGGGTATGACGGCCTGCTGATTGGCGGCACCTACGGCGAGTTCCCAGTGATGACCGTCGAAGAGCGCCGCGAGCTGTTTCATGAAGTGATGGCCTGCGTGGATGACCGCGTGGCGGTGATGCTGTGCAGCGCCAGCGCCGACCCGCGCGATGCTCGCGAGCTGACCATTCTGGCAAGCGATCTGGGCGGCCTGCCGATGGTCACCGCGCCCTTTGTTAGCGAAATCACTGATGAGCAAATCGTCAGCTATTTCAAAGAGATGGCCCCATTATCCCAAACCGGCATCCTGGTGTATAACGCGCCGGGCATCGGTATTACGCTCTCCCCGGCGCTGCTGGAACGGCTGGCAGAGATCCCGAATGTGGTCGGCATCAAGCAGGGCGATCTCAACCCTACCGCCATCGACCAGATTGCCAACCGCCTGCGCGGGCGTCTGCGCCTGTTCTGTGCCTCGGATCTGGCGTTCCTTGGGCCGATGATGGCCGGGTTTGACGGCATCAGCACCACCAACAGCGGCGCGCTGCCGGAGTTGATCATCAATACTTTCCGCGCCGTGGAACAGGGCGATGCCGCTACTGCCCGCGATTTGCATCAGTTGTGGTACGACTACCGGGCGCTGGCACGCAAACACGGGCAACCGCAACTGGTGAAAGCGGCGATGGCGCTGCGTGGCTTTAACGGCGGTACCGTACGCGCCCCGTTAAAACCGATCGGCGACGCGGCGCTGGCAGAGTTAACCCGCGTGATGCAGGCGCTTGCCAGCGACCGTCGCAGCGGCGTTACGCTGGCGCGTTAA
- a CDS encoding type IV pilus twitching motility protein PilT, giving the protein MELDEWVARSVKHNASDLHLCSGHPPVIRVDGRLQPENTLPRLTSEQVTQWCHAWLEPTQREQLRQSGQVDGALMLPDGQRLRVNVFRQREGLSAALRIIPSVQPSLDALHAPRVLSSLLEKPNGLILITGATGSGKSTTLAAMIGALNDSHDRHVITLEDPIEFMHESRRCLIQQREMGTHSVSFAQALRAALREDPDVILLGELRDKETIRLALTAAETGHLVLSTLHTRSAAQAIDRLIDVFPGEEKGYVRSQLASGLQAVVTQKLLPMAQGGRIALYEVLTTTVAVSNLIREGKTHQLPALIQTGAAAGMQTFEQSYQQRCQCGLLP; this is encoded by the coding sequence ATGGAGTTGGATGAATGGGTGGCCCGTAGTGTAAAGCATAATGCCTCGGATCTGCACCTTTGTAGCGGTCACCCGCCAGTGATACGTGTCGATGGGCGGCTACAGCCGGAAAATACCTTACCACGTTTAACGTCGGAACAGGTGACACAATGGTGTCACGCCTGGCTCGAACCGACGCAGAGGGAACAACTGCGGCAGTCTGGTCAGGTTGATGGCGCACTGATGCTGCCCGATGGGCAACGGTTGCGGGTGAATGTATTTCGCCAGCGGGAAGGGCTGTCCGCGGCGCTGCGCATCATTCCGTCCGTTCAACCGTCACTGGATGCGCTGCATGCGCCACGGGTTCTGTCATCGCTATTGGAGAAACCGAACGGCTTGATTTTGATTACCGGTGCGACGGGGAGTGGTAAATCCACAACGCTGGCGGCCATGATCGGAGCGTTAAACGACAGTCACGATCGCCATGTGATCACGCTGGAGGATCCGATCGAGTTTATGCATGAGAGTCGACGCTGCCTGATTCAGCAGCGCGAGATGGGTACGCACAGCGTATCGTTTGCACAGGCGCTACGGGCGGCACTAAGGGAAGATCCTGATGTCATTCTGTTAGGTGAACTGCGTGATAAGGAAACGATCCGGTTAGCATTAACGGCGGCGGAGACGGGCCACTTAGTGCTATCGACGCTGCATACCCGCAGCGCAGCGCAGGCGATCGACCGCCTGATTGACGTTTTCCCCGGTGAAGAAAAAGGCTATGTTCGCAGCCAGTTGGCCTCCGGCTTACAGGCAGTGGTCACGCAAAAACTCTTGCCGATGGCGCAGGGCGGCCGAATCGCACTTTATGAAGTGCTGACGACAACGGTGGCCGTCAGCAACTTGATTCGAGAGGGGAAAACGCATCAACTTCCCGCCCTGATTCAGACCGGCGCGGCTGCGGGCATGCAAACGTTCGAACAGAGCTACCAGCAACGGTGCCAGTGTGGGCTATTACCGTAA
- a CDS encoding ABC transporter substrate-binding protein: MSSYSLLFRHVRTLMFALTALPLVSQAAVETIAPGKLTYGTAATFMPFEFVKEGKLTGFDIDLINALSKEVNLTPVPMPMEFKGLIPALQGKRLDIINSAMYVNATRAAQVDFVPYLKIGSRVVVKKGNPQKITGRDLSLCGKNIAVTLGGIEESQARADNQRCLDAKKPAINVMTFPAATDSAVAVAQGRADAEFLSTPGTVALLTEKAGIFEAVGEEFEADTHIAFAVRKGDTATHALLEKGLQSLVKNGTYQQLIEKWNFPDSVALF; encoded by the coding sequence ATGTCCAGCTATTCTTTACTGTTTCGCCACGTGCGCACCCTGATGTTCGCGCTGACCGCCCTCCCATTGGTAAGCCAGGCGGCGGTGGAAACCATCGCCCCCGGCAAACTGACCTACGGTACGGCGGCTACCTTTATGCCGTTTGAATTTGTGAAAGAGGGTAAGCTCACCGGCTTTGATATCGATCTGATTAACGCCTTGAGTAAGGAAGTCAATCTGACGCCTGTACCGATGCCAATGGAATTTAAAGGGCTCATTCCAGCATTACAGGGTAAACGTCTCGATATCATCAACTCCGCGATGTATGTCAACGCTACCCGTGCCGCACAGGTCGATTTTGTGCCCTACCTGAAAATCGGTAGTCGTGTGGTGGTGAAAAAAGGCAATCCGCAAAAAATCACCGGACGTGACCTGAGCCTGTGCGGCAAAAATATCGCCGTGACGCTGGGCGGGATCGAAGAAAGTCAGGCCCGGGCAGACAACCAGCGCTGTCTGGACGCCAAAAAACCGGCCATTAACGTGATGACCTTCCCGGCCGCCACCGACTCAGCCGTCGCCGTCGCTCAGGGCCGAGCGGATGCCGAGTTCCTTTCCACGCCGGGCACCGTCGCCCTGTTAACCGAAAAAGCAGGCATATTCGAAGCCGTAGGGGAGGAGTTCGAGGCCGATACCCACATCGCGTTTGCCGTGCGTAAAGGCGATACCGCTACCCACGCCCTGCTGGAGAAAGGTCTCCAGAGCCTCGTCAAAAATGGCACCTACCAGCAACTGATTGAGAAATGGAACTTCCCTGACTCCGTTGCCCTTTTCTAA
- a CDS encoding mandelate racemase/muconate lactonizing enzyme family protein, translating to MKAQLFRGDLHYAGVTLHTAASGAVTALDTLWLRLEDRSVTGIGEVRLNIRYLHGYSEEQVLHNLLDILTSWDWHQEPAALLERVHAPDSTLLAPSRMVLDMALHDLLSRQEGVSVAAWLGAQVGLPAWHTNQTLFWGSETQMLEQAQRYVDRGFTQLKLRTGVADFATDLARLQKLRQRFSQQISLAIDVNGQWSLAQAHAAFPRLRELDLSYIEQPLSPANDSQLAQLYDYGIPVMLDESLNSEAAITRLIAANGALWGHLKLVKLGGIAPTLAAAQRLKAASVPFMVGQMNEGHAATAAALQLCRVVQPAFAELYGADGLTDDPVSGLEYRNGRVAVNDSPGLGVQFNAARATLLQEFSDARC from the coding sequence ATGAAAGCGCAGCTCTTTCGCGGCGACCTGCACTACGCCGGGGTGACGCTGCATACCGCCGCGTCTGGCGCGGTGACGGCGCTCGACACCCTCTGGCTGCGCCTGGAGGACCGGAGCGTGACGGGGATCGGCGAAGTGCGGCTCAACATTCGCTACCTGCATGGTTATAGCGAAGAGCAGGTGCTGCACAACCTGCTGGACATACTCACTAGCTGGGACTGGCATCAGGAACCTGCCGCACTGCTGGAGCGGGTGCATGCCCCTGACAGCACGCTGCTGGCCCCGTCGCGCATGGTGCTGGATATGGCGTTGCACGATCTTCTGTCCCGTCAGGAGGGGGTGAGCGTTGCCGCCTGGCTGGGAGCGCAAGTTGGCTTGCCCGCCTGGCACACTAATCAGACCCTGTTCTGGGGCAGCGAGACGCAGATGCTGGAACAGGCGCAGCGCTATGTTGACAGAGGTTTCACCCAGTTGAAGTTACGCACGGGGGTGGCGGATTTCGCCACCGACCTGGCTCGCTTGCAAAAATTGCGTCAGCGGTTTAGTCAGCAGATTTCGCTGGCGATTGACGTCAACGGCCAGTGGTCGCTGGCCCAAGCCCACGCGGCGTTTCCCCGTCTGCGCGAGCTGGACCTGAGCTATATCGAGCAGCCGCTTAGCCCGGCGAACGACAGCCAGCTGGCACAACTGTACGACTACGGCATCCCGGTCATGCTCGACGAAAGCCTTAACAGCGAGGCCGCCATTACCCGGCTGATCGCCGCCAACGGTGCGCTGTGGGGGCATCTCAAGCTGGTGAAGCTAGGCGGGATCGCCCCCACGCTCGCGGCAGCACAACGACTCAAAGCCGCAAGCGTGCCCTTTATGGTCGGCCAGATGAATGAAGGGCATGCTGCCACCGCCGCCGCGCTCCAGTTGTGCCGTGTGGTGCAACCGGCGTTTGCCGAACTGTATGGCGCCGATGGATTAACTGACGATCCGGTCAGCGGGCTGGAATACCGCAATGGTCGGGTCGCCGTCAACGATTCTCCCGGTCTGGGCGTGCAGTTCAATGCCGCGCGGGCCACCTTACTCCAGGAGTTTAGTGATGCAAGATGTTAA
- a CDS encoding glutamine amidotransferase-related protein, producing MSPIFILDNTAVPARYGITASLWANRLGLPLWSLRPDFAGDVPDSHQHVIRAGYCVTSGLWRSDTLREEVRDIASLPESDAVIVLASSQAPLIADLPGQRLYSDDSNHRLTLSDGQQTLLDLSADRYGRWDAKAPPSTGSSLRIALIGREADHRLVYPATLGSLGDAATSLGLNLSVHFLAPASLSAGLRDVHGFQGVVLPGGSSMAAVNGQIRVAEETIATGQPTLGLCLGMQSMMTAAVRQRPGFESAIPAEVAPDAALHSFVPFADGRHRCGVFPFSSRLIPGDIREMHYNHRYCFNTDLLPELYSSGVRVSAQTDDIVEAISRPGLPFWHGVQGHPELMSRPDAPHPLFVAFLQAALNAPA from the coding sequence GTGTCACCGATCTTTATTCTCGATAATACCGCTGTGCCCGCCCGCTACGGCATTACCGCCAGCCTGTGGGCCAATCGTCTTGGGTTGCCCCTCTGGAGCCTTCGCCCCGACTTCGCCGGGGATGTCCCCGACAGTCACCAGCACGTGATTCGTGCGGGGTATTGCGTCACCAGCGGCCTCTGGCGCAGTGATACGCTGCGTGAAGAGGTGCGCGATATCGCCAGCCTGCCTGAATCGGACGCCGTCATCGTGCTGGCGTCTTCACAAGCGCCGCTTATTGCCGATCTGCCCGGCCAACGACTTTACAGCGACGACAGCAACCACCGTCTGACGCTCAGCGACGGGCAACAGACCTTGTTGGACCTCAGCGCCGACCGCTATGGCCGTTGGGATGCCAAAGCACCGCCGTCCACCGGGTCATCCTTGCGCATCGCGCTGATTGGCCGCGAGGCGGACCACCGTCTGGTCTATCCCGCCACACTCGGCTCACTGGGTGATGCCGCCACGTCGCTGGGGCTGAACCTAAGTGTCCATTTCCTGGCACCGGCCAGCCTGTCCGCCGGGTTGCGTGACGTTCACGGCTTCCAAGGCGTGGTGCTGCCGGGTGGTTCCTCGATGGCGGCCGTCAACGGGCAAATCCGCGTGGCGGAAGAGACGATCGCGACCGGTCAGCCTACGCTGGGGCTGTGCCTGGGCATGCAGAGCATGATGACCGCCGCCGTGCGCCAGCGTCCGGGTTTTGAATCGGCTATTCCAGCGGAAGTCGCTCCGGATGCAGCCCTGCACAGCTTTGTTCCCTTTGCCGATGGCCGCCATCGCTGTGGCGTCTTCCCCTTTTCCTCCAGACTTATCCCCGGCGATATCCGCGAAATGCACTACAACCATCGCTACTGCTTTAACACCGACTTACTGCCAGAGCTGTATTCCAGCGGGGTCAGGGTGAGTGCGCAAACCGACGATATCGTGGAAGCCATTTCCCGGCCGGGCCTGCCGTTCTGGCATGGGGTTCAGGGGCATCCGGAACTGATGTCCCGCCCAGATGCGCCCCATCCGCTGTTTGTCGCGTTTTTACAGGCGGCGCTTAACGCGCCAGCGTAA
- a CDS encoding M20 family metallopeptidase yields MSSYQVDSARMKKDLATLVAINTENPPGHEREAAECLEGWLLTAGFDLSFSEYAPGRTNVIAVLHNGPGPCFAFNTHIDTVPAGSGWASDPFTLTERDGRLYGRGACDAKGPLVAMVEALRWLAANRQRWSGTLMGVFTADEEVASEGAKYYVRDNPPAIDFAVIGEPTSNATFSAHKGSLRPRVRVKGVTAHSGTPELGVNAIYQSARLLGLIEEAHYQQVRCRCHELVGNASLTVTRIHGGHADNVVPDSCELLLDRRMVPGEDEAVVKAELQQLLDHAHAHAGVEAEIIAWQPTTGGATQTDSSEAIVEQSLAACRRHGQSEPGPFGFQGGCDLVHFRSLGAKGVVIGPGSLAVAHKPDEFVPIDEFLAAAHIYIDIALAMLSPESGL; encoded by the coding sequence ATGTCCAGTTACCAGGTTGACAGCGCACGCATGAAAAAGGACTTAGCGACGCTGGTTGCCATCAATACAGAAAACCCACCGGGCCATGAGCGGGAAGCCGCCGAGTGTCTGGAAGGCTGGCTGCTTACCGCCGGGTTCGATCTCTCTTTTAGCGAATACGCACCGGGGCGTACCAACGTTATCGCTGTCCTGCATAACGGGCCGGGGCCGTGTTTCGCCTTTAACACCCATATCGATACCGTGCCGGCGGGCAGCGGCTGGGCCAGCGATCCCTTTACGCTCACCGAACGCGATGGCCGCTTGTATGGGCGCGGCGCCTGCGATGCCAAAGGCCCGCTGGTGGCGATGGTGGAAGCCCTGCGCTGGCTGGCCGCTAACCGTCAGCGGTGGTCCGGCACCCTGATGGGGGTGTTCACCGCCGATGAAGAGGTCGCCAGCGAAGGGGCGAAATACTATGTGCGTGATAACCCACCGGCGATTGATTTCGCGGTGATTGGCGAGCCGACCTCGAATGCCACCTTCTCCGCCCATAAAGGCAGCCTGCGTCCGCGCGTGCGGGTCAAAGGCGTCACCGCGCACTCTGGCACGCCGGAGCTGGGGGTCAACGCGATTTACCAGTCCGCGCGTCTGCTGGGGCTGATCGAAGAGGCCCACTACCAGCAGGTGCGCTGTCGCTGCCACGAGCTGGTGGGCAACGCCAGCCTGACGGTGACGCGTATCCACGGCGGTCACGCGGACAACGTAGTGCCGGATAGCTGTGAACTGCTGCTCGACCGCCGCATGGTGCCGGGCGAAGACGAAGCGGTGGTTAAAGCCGAACTGCAACAGCTGCTCGACCATGCGCACGCTCACGCAGGTGTGGAAGCCGAAATTATCGCCTGGCAGCCTACCACCGGCGGCGCAACGCAAACCGACAGCAGCGAAGCCATTGTCGAGCAAAGCCTCGCCGCCTGCCGCCGGCACGGGCAGAGCGAACCCGGTCCGTTTGGTTTTCAGGGCGGCTGCGACCTGGTGCATTTCCGTTCGCTGGGTGCCAAAGGCGTGGTGATTGGCCCCGGTTCGCTGGCGGTGGCCCACAAACCGGACGAGTTTGTCCCCATTGATGAGTTTCTCGCCGCGGCGCATATCTACATTGATATTGCCCTCGCCATGTTGTCGCCGGAGTCTGGGTTATGA
- a CDS encoding amino acid ABC transporter permease — MSIELMWQYFLSPGFIHGAWMTLLITLCSLLCGVVLGLVLALLQEAPFRAGKGLAFFYLWLFRGTPVLFQIIFVYNVLPSFGLRFSAFTCAVLALSLNEGAYMAEILRSGLQAVKSGQRTAGMALGMTNGQIMRKIVLPQAARIVLPPMGNQMISMLKSSALVSVIAVQELLLVANQTASASFRYFEALCAAGIYYLLLTTLFMIFQSWLESALDPKQRRGKGQMRLSRLFKLPKTAREAP; from the coding sequence ATGTCGATCGAATTAATGTGGCAGTACTTCCTCTCGCCTGGATTCATCCACGGGGCGTGGATGACGCTGCTTATTACGCTCTGCTCACTGTTGTGTGGCGTGGTACTGGGTCTGGTATTGGCGCTGTTGCAGGAAGCGCCATTCCGCGCCGGGAAGGGGCTGGCCTTTTTCTATCTGTGGTTGTTTCGCGGAACGCCAGTGTTATTCCAGATAATCTTTGTCTACAACGTGCTGCCAAGCTTCGGCTTACGTTTCTCCGCGTTTACCTGTGCCGTGTTGGCGCTTTCGCTCAATGAAGGCGCCTACATGGCGGAAATACTGCGCTCTGGCTTGCAGGCGGTGAAAAGCGGCCAGCGCACTGCCGGTATGGCGCTCGGCATGACCAACGGGCAGATCATGCGCAAGATCGTGCTGCCTCAGGCCGCGCGCATCGTGCTGCCGCCGATGGGTAACCAGATGATCAGCATGCTGAAATCGAGCGCGCTGGTCTCGGTGATCGCCGTTCAGGAACTGCTGCTGGTCGCCAACCAAACCGCCAGCGCCAGCTTCCGCTATTTCGAGGCGCTGTGCGCCGCGGGCATCTATTACCTGCTGCTCACGACGCTGTTCATGATTTTCCAGTCCTGGCTGGAAAGCGCGCTGGATCCCAAACAGCGTCGCGGCAAGGGCCAGATGCGACTGAGCCGCCTGTTTAAATTACCGAAAACCGCCCGGGAGGCACCATGA
- a CDS encoding SDR family oxidoreductase, which yields MDFQIQQRVALVCGAGSGLGQAIALSLAQEGVKVAVTGRNAEKLAHTVERITQLGGSAHAWQLDLAAPEQFDNVINAIRQHWGDIDILVNNSGGPPPATAQGTDIALWQQQFSVMVASLIHLTDKLLPAMRRRGWGRIITTTSSGVIAPIPNLALSNALRMSLLGWSKTLASEVAADGVTVNVMVPGRIATERVGHLDALKAERENSSAEAVAEKSRQSIPAGRYGEPQEYGAVAAFLASQPASYITGAVIRVDGGLINAI from the coding sequence ATGGATTTTCAGATACAACAACGTGTGGCACTGGTCTGCGGTGCCGGTAGTGGTCTAGGGCAGGCGATTGCCCTTTCGCTGGCGCAGGAAGGGGTGAAGGTGGCGGTCACGGGCCGCAACGCGGAAAAACTGGCGCACACGGTGGAACGCATCACCCAACTGGGTGGCTCAGCCCACGCCTGGCAACTCGACCTGGCAGCCCCAGAGCAGTTTGATAACGTGATTAATGCTATTCGCCAGCACTGGGGCGACATCGATATTTTGGTGAACAATTCCGGTGGCCCACCGCCTGCCACGGCACAGGGAACGGATATCGCCCTCTGGCAACAGCAATTTTCCGTGATGGTCGCCTCGTTGATTCACCTCACCGATAAACTGCTGCCCGCTATGCGCCGCCGTGGTTGGGGACGCATTATCACCACCACGTCATCTGGCGTGATCGCGCCCATTCCTAATCTGGCGCTGTCGAATGCGCTGCGCATGAGCCTGCTCGGCTGGTCAAAAACCCTGGCCAGCGAAGTGGCAGCCGACGGCGTGACGGTGAATGTGATGGTGCCGGGGCGCATCGCTACGGAGCGCGTCGGTCACTTGGATGCTCTCAAGGCGGAACGGGAAAACAGCAGTGCGGAAGCGGTCGCTGAAAAGAGTCGTCAGAGCATTCCGGCCGGGCGCTATGGTGAACCGCAGGAGTACGGCGCCGTCGCTGCATTTTTGGCAAGCCAGCCGGCCAGCTATATTACCGGCGCGGTAATCAGAGTGGATGGCGGATTGATAAACGCTATCTAG
- a CDS encoding amino acid ABC transporter ATP-binding protein yields the protein MSEKPLLEMIGIDKTFGRQTVLKNCSLEVQKGETVVLIGPSGSGKSTLLRCVNMLSPADSGDVFFASQHISRGEVPVHKLRQRIGMVFQNYELFSHLTAAENIMLAPMTVLGMNRIEARKLADNLLAKVRINERADHFPDELSGGQQQRVAIARALAMKPELMLYDEPTSALDPEMIREVLEVMAELSAEGMTSMVVTHEMGFARRAANKILFMEDGEIIDRANTSDFFAGNVSERAQRFLTQILH from the coding sequence ATGAGCGAGAAACCGTTGCTGGAGATGATCGGCATTGATAAGACCTTTGGTCGCCAGACCGTGCTCAAGAATTGCTCTCTTGAGGTGCAAAAGGGTGAAACCGTGGTGCTGATTGGCCCCTCCGGTTCGGGCAAATCCACCCTGTTGCGCTGCGTCAACATGCTCTCGCCAGCCGACAGCGGCGACGTGTTCTTCGCCAGCCAGCACATCAGCCGGGGCGAAGTGCCGGTGCACAAACTACGTCAGCGCATTGGTATGGTGTTCCAAAACTACGAGCTGTTTTCGCACCTGACGGCGGCGGAAAACATCATGCTGGCCCCGATGACGGTGCTGGGAATGAACCGCATTGAGGCCCGCAAGCTGGCGGACAACCTGCTGGCGAAAGTGCGCATCAACGAACGCGCAGACCACTTTCCAGATGAACTTTCCGGCGGTCAGCAGCAGCGCGTGGCGATTGCCCGCGCCTTGGCGATGAAGCCCGAACTGATGCTCTACGACGAACCCACATCGGCGCTTGACCCGGAGATGATCCGCGAAGTGCTGGAAGTAATGGCAGAGCTCAGTGCAGAAGGGATGACCAGTATGGTGGTGACCCACGAGATGGGCTTCGCCCGCCGGGCCGCCAACAAAATTCTGTTTATGGAAGACGGCGAAATTATCGATCGCGCCAACACCAGTGATTTCTTCGCTGGCAATGTCAGTGAGCGCGCACAGCGCTTCCTGACGCAAATATTACATTAA